Proteins found in one Candidatus Nomurabacteria bacterium genomic segment:
- the raiA gene encoding ribosome-associated translation inhibitor RaiA yields MIKKIEVTSIHTETEPEVTKYVKKKIAKLDSYMPKHARKSARAEVRLKEEKIKTKKQSSCEVVLYVPGEIITAKETTVNMYAAVDIVEEKLKSQLRKYKEQTIITKKRGDAKIRKMFGKIVGKSR; encoded by the coding sequence ATGATCAAAAAAATAGAAGTAACCAGTATCCACACGGAGACCGAACCAGAGGTAACCAAGTACGTAAAGAAAAAGATTGCCAAACTAGATAGCTATATGCCCAAACACGCCCGTAAAAGTGCCCGTGCAGAAGTCCGCTTAAAAGAAGAAAAAATTAAAACTAAAAAGCAATCGAGCTGCGAAGTCGTGCTGTATGTTCCAGGCGAAATTATCACCGCTAAAGAGACCACCGTCAATATGTACGCTGCCGTAGATATTGTAGAAGAAAAGCTCAAAAGCCAATTACGCAAGTATAAAGAGCAGACAATTATCACGAAAAAACGCGGTGATGCCAAAATTAGAAAAATGTTTGGCAAAATAGTCGGGAAAAGTCGTTAA
- the secA gene encoding preprotein translocase subunit SecA, whose protein sequence is MSNFIKKVLGDNQNGALRRMRRKVKEINKLEDTYKAMPKKTLAEQTQVLQKRAEKESLDKILPDAFAVVREAARRILKQRHFDVQLIGGITLHDGNVAEMKTGEGKTLVATAPVYLNALTKKGVHVVTVNDYLARRDAGWMGEIYHFLGLSTAVIIPDESYIYDPEYTNEDHTDPRFQHLRPCTRQEAYQADITYGTNNEFGFDYLRDNMVKETNQLRQRELNFAIVDEVDSILIDEARTPLIISAPSTTSGQSYTQFARVVAQLKPEHYVVDEKEKQVVLTDKGIEKVEKLLGIKNLYIGDNIRTLYHLEQALRAQTLFLRDKDYVVTKDGEVVIVDDFTGRLLKGRRYNEGLHQAIEAKESVTVQEESMTLATISFQNYFRLYNKLSGMTGTAATEAEEFHQIYKLEVISIPTNKKNIRKDLPDRIYKTKEAKTRAIIKEVQRLHKKGQPVLIGTVAIENNEEISAALNKAKIPHQVLNAKNNESEAQIVAKAGHVGAVTLATNIAGRGTDIVLGDGVRELGGLFVLGSERHESRRIDNQLRGRTGRQGDPGATQFYVSTEDDLMRVFGGDKIRSLMERLKVDEDMPLENRVVSKSLENAQKKVEGFNFDIRKNVVKYDDVMNRHRKVTYETRRALLENANIADRIAKFIHEESVNLASLPGQDDEYEKLITDVFPFDDETLDRLFDAPADKFAQVLEQEATELYNARVTAFTPDVMRVVERDIYFQTLDNMWMQHLETMEHLRQGIGWTSVGQRDPLVEYRKRAQAIFETMQNSLRREVIRNVMHAMPLGYSAEHAQMHETELTRAARQSVDNADSITEAEIITQADFKPIKAQPKGTSTKKKRAARKVQRKNRKKSRR, encoded by the coding sequence ATGAGTAATTTTATTAAGAAAGTCCTTGGCGATAATCAAAACGGCGCGCTCCGACGCATGCGGCGCAAAGTAAAAGAGATTAACAAGCTAGAGGATACATACAAGGCAATGCCAAAGAAAACATTGGCAGAGCAAACACAGGTTTTGCAAAAGCGGGCAGAAAAAGAATCGCTTGATAAAATTTTGCCAGACGCCTTTGCCGTTGTCAGGGAAGCCGCTCGTCGTATTCTAAAACAGCGCCACTTTGACGTGCAGCTTATTGGTGGCATAACGCTCCATGACGGTAACGTCGCAGAAATGAAGACTGGTGAAGGTAAGACATTAGTAGCGACTGCGCCAGTATATTTAAACGCACTCACTAAAAAAGGTGTGCATGTAGTAACGGTAAACGATTACTTAGCACGACGCGACGCCGGTTGGATGGGTGAGATTTATCATTTCTTAGGCTTGTCTACGGCTGTTATTATCCCTGATGAATCGTATATTTATGATCCAGAATACACCAACGAAGATCATACCGACCCACGCTTTCAACACCTGCGTCCATGCACTCGCCAAGAAGCCTACCAAGCCGATATCACCTATGGCACAAACAACGAATTTGGTTTTGATTATTTACGCGACAACATGGTAAAAGAAACCAACCAGTTACGCCAACGGGAACTTAATTTTGCCATCGTAGACGAAGTAGACTCAATTTTAATTGATGAAGCGCGAACGCCACTTATTATTAGCGCACCAAGCACGACAAGTGGGCAATCGTACACGCAATTCGCCCGCGTTGTTGCCCAGCTAAAGCCAGAGCACTACGTTGTAGATGAAAAAGAAAAACAGGTAGTACTCACCGATAAAGGTATAGAAAAAGTAGAGAAACTACTGGGCATAAAAAACCTATACATCGGTGATAACATACGTACGTTGTATCACCTCGAACAAGCGTTGCGTGCCCAAACGCTATTCTTGCGCGACAAAGATTACGTTGTCACTAAAGACGGCGAAGTTGTGATTGTAGATGATTTTACCGGCCGTTTACTGAAAGGTCGCCGCTATAACGAAGGCCTCCACCAAGCTATCGAAGCAAAAGAAAGTGTTACTGTTCAAGAAGAATCTATGACGCTTGCCACGATATCGTTCCAAAATTACTTCCGTTTATACAACAAATTGTCTGGTATGACTGGTACGGCAGCTACCGAAGCAGAAGAATTTCATCAGATATACAAGCTAGAAGTTATTAGCATCCCAACCAATAAAAAGAACATCAGAAAAGATTTACCAGATCGTATATATAAGACAAAAGAGGCCAAAACACGGGCAATTATTAAAGAAGTTCAACGCTTGCATAAAAAAGGCCAACCAGTACTTATTGGTACCGTTGCCATAGAAAATAACGAAGAAATTAGCGCAGCCCTAAATAAAGCTAAAATCCCACACCAAGTACTTAATGCTAAAAATAATGAAAGCGAAGCTCAAATTGTAGCCAAAGCTGGCCATGTTGGTGCGGTAACGCTCGCAACCAACATTGCAGGTCGTGGTACAGACATCGTCTTAGGTGACGGTGTGCGTGAACTTGGTGGTTTGTTTGTGCTTGGTTCTGAACGCCACGAATCACGCCGCATAGATAACCAGCTGCGTGGCCGTACTGGTCGCCAAGGTGACCCTGGGGCTACACAATTTTATGTCAGCACAGAAGACGATCTTATGCGCGTCTTTGGTGGTGATAAAATCCGCAGTCTTATGGAGCGGCTCAAGGTAGACGAAGACATGCCACTAGAAAACAGGGTTGTCAGTAAAAGCTTAGAAAATGCACAAAAGAAAGTAGAAGGCTTTAACTTTGATATTCGTAAAAACGTGGTTAAGTATGACGATGTCATGAACAGGCATCGTAAAGTTACCTACGAAACGCGCCGTGCATTGTTAGAAAACGCGAACATCGCAGACAGAATAGCCAAATTTATCCACGAAGAATCAGTGAATTTGGCCAGTTTGCCAGGCCAAGACGACGAATACGAAAAACTCATTACTGATGTATTTCCGTTTGACGATGAAACGCTAGATAGATTGTTTGATGCTCCAGCTGATAAGTTCGCCCAAGTGCTCGAGCAAGAGGCCACCGAACTGTATAACGCACGGGTGACAGCATTTACACCAGACGTTATGCGCGTGGTCGAGCGTGATATTTATTTCCAGACGCTAGACAACATGTGGATGCAACATCTAGAAACGATGGAACATTTACGCCAAGGTATTGGCTGGACGAGTGTTGGGCAACGCGATCCGTTGGTAGAATACCGTAAACGCGCACAAGCAATTTTTGAAACAATGCAAAATAGTTTGCGTCGTGAGGTTATCCGTAATGTCATGCATGCCATGCCACTCGGTTATAGTGCAGAACACGCTCAAATGCATGAAACAGAGCTTACCCGCGCCGCCCGCCAATCGGTAGATAACGCCGACAGTATTACAGAGGCAGAAATCATTACACAAGCCGACTTTAAACCCATAAAAGCGCAACCAAAGGGCACCAGCACAAAGAAAAAACGTGCAGCTCGTAAAGTACAACGTAAAAATCGCAAAAAGAGCCGACGTTAA
- a CDS encoding insulinase family protein yields the protein MQHNVRHVTLKNGAEGLYIDMPGAGVVAIDIVFRAGDYLSPAGKTDTAHVMEHLVLGANKKYPSSKEYSREFSKYGAYNNAYTGDYHMGYEAECEASEAARITDLLCDAIEAPLFTQTDFIAEIGNVREELKMRRNNDDVELSLMLEDAMGFVPKSFKQRESELSAITLADVHAHYKKTHTSSNMRFVIAGPMDHLQKPITERLASIALPKGTGYIELPDEQPKQLKSPLLVRNANLDNLCYRWEAVLPMFSSLVQRDSLSALQELLFNGIHSRVFGDLREKGLVYGIFGSNYETKHNVVNVISGQVQTANIADVFEILHKEIATIANNGLPEKEVQDLRKRAYGEVQRYNQTASQLSGWYRQPFITRNEIIYFDAFAERLEHVTSSSIQAIAQAILEAPIDGLGIMHNDTEVPDARQLFAKLKQG from the coding sequence ATGCAGCATAACGTTCGGCACGTTACGCTTAAAAATGGCGCAGAAGGCTTATATATTGATATGCCGGGCGCAGGTGTGGTGGCTATAGATATTGTGTTTCGGGCAGGTGATTATTTATCACCAGCTGGCAAAACAGATACAGCCCACGTGATGGAACATTTAGTACTTGGCGCGAACAAAAAATATCCGAGTTCCAAAGAATATAGCAGAGAATTTAGTAAATACGGTGCGTATAACAATGCCTATACGGGTGATTACCACATGGGGTACGAAGCCGAATGCGAAGCCAGCGAAGCCGCTCGTATTACCGATTTGCTCTGTGATGCAATAGAAGCACCATTATTTACGCAGACAGATTTTATCGCAGAAATTGGCAATGTCCGCGAAGAACTCAAAATGCGCCGTAATAATGATGACGTAGAACTTAGTTTGATGCTCGAGGATGCAATGGGGTTTGTACCCAAAAGTTTTAAGCAGCGTGAATCTGAACTATCTGCAATTACCTTGGCAGATGTGCATGCTCACTATAAAAAAACCCACACGTCTAGTAATATGCGCTTTGTCATTGCTGGTCCCATGGATCACCTACAAAAACCTATAACTGAGCGGCTAGCATCAATAGCCTTGCCAAAAGGCACCGGCTATATAGAGCTTCCTGACGAACAGCCAAAACAGCTAAAAAGCCCACTCCTTGTACGTAATGCTAATTTAGATAATCTTTGCTACAGATGGGAAGCAGTGCTGCCTATGTTTAGTAGCCTTGTACAGCGTGATAGCCTTAGTGCTTTGCAGGAACTATTATTTAACGGCATTCATTCACGCGTGTTTGGCGACCTACGCGAAAAGGGCCTAGTCTATGGTATTTTTGGGAGTAATTACGAAACAAAACATAACGTTGTAAATGTAATTAGCGGGCAAGTGCAAACAGCTAACATCGCAGACGTTTTTGAAATTTTGCACAAAGAAATCGCTACAATTGCCAACAATGGTCTGCCAGAAAAAGAAGTACAAGACCTTAGAAAACGTGCCTACGGCGAGGTCCAGCGCTACAACCAAACTGCCAGCCAACTAAGTGGCTGGTATAGGCAGCCGTTTATCACCCGTAACGAAATTATCTATTTTGATGCGTTTGCAGAGCGCTTAGAGCATGTTACAAGCAGCAGTATTCAAGCCATTGCCCAGGCCATTTTAGAGGCACCTATTGATGGGCTTGGCATTATGCATAATGATACAGAAGTGCCTGATGCACGCCAGTTATTTGCCAAACTAAAACAAGGGTAA
- the prfB gene encoding peptide chain release factor 2, with amino-acid sequence MNGTELQTVLTDLQTQVSADMQRLDIASAEALISTITTAQQSPDFWQDAQAAQASMQQLSKLNQKVQPWQALAGTIADTLELLALQDDALLPEITKTVEILQVEYAACKKLAQYNGPYDDHDAIITLYSGAGGTDAQDWAQMLLRMYTRWAEQNKYTVSLLQESPGEEAGIKSATLQIRGALAYGKLKGEHGVHRLVRLSPFNADNLRQTSFAKVDVLPKIDAPEEVAIDEKDLKVDVYRAGGHGGQSVNTTDSAVRITHLPTGITVAIQNERSQLQNKETALTIVRSRLAQLQLEQHTQDIAKLKGPNEQAAWGNQIRNYVLHPYSMVKDTRTKYETSDVQGVLDGSINSLIEAYAEYAISS; translated from the coding sequence ATGAACGGCACAGAACTACAAACCGTACTAACAGACCTCCAAACGCAAGTTTCTGCCGACATGCAACGATTAGACATAGCGTCCGCCGAAGCTTTAATATCAACCATCACTACTGCCCAGCAATCGCCAGATTTTTGGCAAGATGCACAAGCAGCGCAAGCCAGTATGCAGCAACTCAGCAAACTGAACCAAAAAGTACAGCCGTGGCAGGCACTTGCTGGCACAATAGCAGACACGTTAGAGCTGTTAGCATTGCAAGATGATGCGTTGCTACCAGAAATTACCAAAACAGTAGAGATCCTTCAAGTAGAATACGCAGCATGTAAAAAACTTGCACAGTACAATGGCCCATACGATGACCACGATGCTATAATCACATTGTACTCAGGGGCGGGTGGCACCGATGCGCAAGATTGGGCGCAAATGCTGCTGCGTATGTACACCCGTTGGGCAGAACAAAATAAGTATACGGTTAGCTTGCTCCAAGAATCGCCCGGCGAAGAAGCTGGAATAAAAAGTGCAACCTTACAAATACGTGGAGCATTGGCGTACGGAAAGCTAAAAGGCGAACATGGTGTACATCGTTTGGTGCGCTTAAGCCCCTTTAATGCCGATAATTTGCGCCAAACGAGTTTTGCCAAGGTAGACGTACTGCCAAAAATAGATGCTCCAGAAGAAGTTGCTATAGACGAAAAAGACTTAAAAGTAGATGTCTATAGGGCAGGAGGCCATGGTGGGCAAAGTGTTAATACAACAGATAGTGCTGTTCGTATCACGCACCTACCAACAGGCATAACGGTGGCTATTCAAAATGAACGATCACAGTTGCAAAATAAAGAAACAGCCCTGACGATTGTGCGTTCGCGTTTGGCGCAACTACAGCTCGAACAACACACCCAAGACATCGCCAAACTAAAAGGTCCAAACGAACAAGCCGCCTGGGGCAACCAAATACGTAATTATGTGCTACATCCTTACAGTATGGTAAAAGACACCCGTACCAAATACGAAACGTCAGATGTCCAAGGTGTTTTAGACGGCTCTATAAACAGTCTTATAGAAGCGTACGCAGAGTATGCCATCAGTAGTTAA
- a CDS encoding ATP-binding cassette domain-containing protein, which yields MTKYAITVKKLKKAYKDNEVLKGVDLQVEHGTMLALLGPNGAGKTTTVKILSTLLNSDEGQVTVGGFDVKRQPDKVRGVIGLTGQSAAVDELLTGKENLVMMGRLYRLTKQSAIARADELLQDFDLVEAANRPAKTYSGGMRRRLDLAVSLIATPPIIFLDEPTTGLDPRSRIAMWNIITELKKQGTTILLTTQYLEEADQLADQIAVIDGGKVIAKGTSAELKKAIGNDRLVLTFTQSNYVKAKKQFVSEKTMQHNDEDHALSFALKNTTKDTSVILQTLQKADITVAAMDIHKPTLDDVFLSLTGKKQAKSTDKEQK from the coding sequence ATGACTAAATACGCTATCACTGTAAAAAAGCTTAAAAAAGCCTATAAAGATAATGAGGTCTTAAAAGGTGTCGATTTACAGGTAGAGCACGGCACGATGCTGGCGCTACTTGGGCCAAATGGTGCAGGTAAAACGACCACAGTAAAAATCCTAAGTACTTTACTTAATTCTGATGAAGGACAGGTTACTGTAGGTGGTTTTGATGTTAAGCGCCAGCCAGACAAAGTACGTGGTGTAATAGGTTTAACCGGTCAATCTGCAGCAGTAGACGAATTATTAACAGGTAAAGAGAATCTTGTAATGATGGGTCGTTTATACCGGCTCACTAAGCAGAGTGCAATTGCGCGTGCAGATGAACTACTACAAGATTTTGACTTGGTAGAGGCAGCTAACCGGCCAGCCAAAACATATTCTGGTGGTATGCGTCGGCGCTTAGATTTAGCCGTTAGCCTTATTGCAACGCCACCGATAATATTTTTGGATGAACCTACAACGGGGCTTGATCCACGATCACGCATTGCTATGTGGAATATCATTACAGAACTTAAAAAGCAGGGTACAACTATACTGCTGACAACACAATATTTAGAAGAAGCCGACCAACTAGCAGACCAGATTGCGGTCATAGATGGTGGTAAGGTTATTGCTAAAGGTACGTCAGCGGAGCTAAAAAAGGCAATTGGTAATGACCGATTAGTGCTTACATTTACACAAAGTAACTATGTAAAAGCCAAAAAGCAGTTTGTTAGCGAAAAGACTATGCAACATAATGATGAAGACCATGCGTTATCATTTGCGTTAAAAAACACGACCAAAGATACTTCTGTTATATTACAGACTTTGCAAAAAGCAGATATTACAGTTGCAGCTATGGATATTCATAAACCAACGCTTGACGACGTCTTTTTGAGCCTCACTGGTAAAAAACAAGCAAAATCTACAGATAAGGAGCAGAAGTAA
- a CDS encoding ABC transporter permease, with protein MARTQLQFEQKPAWVMSFVDSLVMIKRSSTHIVRNTDQLLGTFFQPIMFLVLFSAVFGGAISLALPEGVSYLSFLMAGIIVQTVAFGSTTTAVAITNDLQKGIVDRFRSLPMANSAVLNGHVVSDVFRNGISTAVMLVAGLALGFRSSASLLDWLLIAGILLLFTLSFSWLMAIVGVLAKSVEGVQWLSFVIIFPLTFASSAFVPTEGMNQYLKVFAENQPISQVIEAVRALMLGTPMGDHLFWAVFWCVLMLVIAVPIAINLFKKKTNN; from the coding sequence ATGGCACGTACACAGCTCCAGTTTGAGCAAAAACCCGCCTGGGTAATGTCATTTGTCGATTCATTGGTAATGATTAAGCGTAGTAGCACGCACATAGTGCGTAATACCGATCAGCTACTGGGCACGTTCTTTCAGCCAATTATGTTCTTGGTGTTATTTTCTGCAGTTTTTGGCGGAGCAATATCGCTCGCTTTACCAGAAGGCGTAAGTTACCTAAGCTTTTTAATGGCAGGTATTATTGTGCAAACAGTTGCTTTTGGTTCTACCACTACAGCAGTAGCAATCACGAACGATTTACAAAAAGGTATTGTAGATAGATTCCGTTCACTGCCTATGGCAAACAGCGCGGTGTTAAATGGCCACGTGGTGTCAGATGTATTTCGTAACGGTATATCTACAGCAGTTATGTTAGTTGCTGGCCTGGCACTCGGCTTTAGAAGCAGCGCATCGCTGCTCGATTGGTTACTTATTGCAGGCATACTACTGCTGTTTACGCTAAGCTTTTCTTGGCTAATGGCAATTGTTGGTGTGCTTGCAAAAAGCGTAGAAGGCGTACAATGGTTAAGCTTTGTCATTATATTTCCGCTTACATTCGCTAGTAGCGCGTTTGTACCAACAGAAGGCATGAACCAATATTTAAAGGTATTTGCAGAAAACCAACCTATATCGCAAGTAATAGAGGCGGTGCGTGCACTGATGCTTGGCACGCCAATGGGCGACCATTTGTTCTGGGCAGTATTTTGGTGTGTACTTATGTTGGTGATAGCAGTTCCAATTGCTATCAATCTATTCAAAAAGAAAACCAACAATTAA
- the ftsE gene encoding cell division ATP-binding protein FtsE translates to MRMILLDRVTKSYGRKSAALKGINLHVENKEFVVIVGQSGAGKSTLLKLLTREEKPSSGKIIVGGIDYDKLKDKNVPYLRRKIGVVFQDFKLIQKKTVFENVAYALEIVGMGNKEIKHTVPRVLNIVGLSNKADSYPSELSGGERQRVAIARAIARQPRILIADEPTGNLDPKHAWDVIEVLERINKYGTTVLLTTHNQDIVQKLNRRIVTIQDGKVVSDKAGNARGRQTI, encoded by the coding sequence ATAAGAATGATTTTACTGGATAGGGTAACAAAAAGTTATGGACGTAAAAGCGCAGCCTTAAAAGGTATTAATTTGCATGTAGAAAACAAAGAGTTCGTCGTTATTGTTGGCCAGAGTGGGGCGGGCAAATCTACTTTGCTTAAGTTACTAACGCGTGAAGAAAAACCATCGTCTGGCAAGATTATTGTTGGCGGCATAGATTACGATAAATTAAAAGATAAAAACGTGCCGTATTTACGCCGTAAAATTGGTGTGGTGTTTCAGGATTTTAAACTCATACAAAAGAAAACAGTGTTTGAAAACGTTGCGTACGCACTAGAAATTGTTGGTATGGGTAACAAAGAAATCAAACACACCGTGCCCCGCGTGCTCAATATTGTTGGCTTAAGCAACAAGGCAGATAGCTACCCAAGCGAACTTTCTGGTGGTGAACGCCAACGTGTTGCCATTGCCCGTGCCATTGCCCGCCAACCGCGCATTCTTATAGCCGATGAGCCTACTGGTAACCTAGATCCCAAACACGCGTGGGACGTCATAGAAGTGCTCGAACGCATTAATAAATATGGTACAACAGTACTACTTACCACCCACAACCAAGATATTGTCCAAAAGCTCAACCGCCGTATTGTAACGATTCAAGATGGTAAAGTAGTGAGCGATAAAGCTGGTAACGCAAGGGGTAGGCAAACTATATGA
- a CDS encoding ABC transporter permease — MMRHLITLRRIFAAGIKNFFRNSWLSIAATAVMVVALAIVLMAVVLNVVTRSAIAELSTNLKVSVYLQDNTDEALRKELQNEFFTNSNVDKVTFISKEEAQKQFAASFQEDKKLLEGLALIGGNTLPASFEVGVTDLSKLEDVGNTAKQEKYASIVESVSLGKTDVKKTIDRAANAQNFITSASIIAASIFAVVSMLIIFNTIRMAIFTRSEEIRTQKLLGATPGYIRGPFLVESSMYGVIAGIVASSIVLAAIYSLGNKVSGQAEFIESYDFLTKPSTIFAMYAASMLLGILVGIFSSTLAMGRYLKLKHW, encoded by the coding sequence ATGATGCGGCATCTTATAACTTTGCGGCGTATTTTTGCGGCGGGAATTAAGAATTTTTTTAGAAATTCATGGCTCTCTATTGCAGCGACGGCCGTTATGGTAGTAGCGCTGGCAATTGTGCTGATGGCAGTCGTATTAAATGTTGTAACACGTAGCGCAATAGCAGAGCTCTCTACCAACTTAAAAGTGTCTGTCTATTTACAAGATAATACCGATGAAGCGTTACGTAAAGAACTGCAAAACGAATTTTTTACCAATAGTAATGTAGATAAAGTGACCTTTATTAGCAAAGAAGAAGCCCAAAAGCAGTTTGCGGCTAGCTTTCAAGAAGATAAAAAATTACTAGAAGGCTTGGCCTTAATTGGTGGTAACACATTGCCGGCATCGTTTGAAGTTGGTGTGACCGATTTATCTAAGCTAGAAGACGTCGGCAATACCGCTAAGCAAGAAAAATACGCCAGTATTGTAGAAAGTGTTAGCCTTGGTAAAACAGATGTTAAAAAAACCATAGACAGGGCAGCTAATGCCCAGAACTTTATCACATCTGCCAGTATAATTGCTGCGAGCATTTTTGCCGTCGTGAGCATGCTTATTATATTTAACACAATTCGTATGGCTATTTTTACCCGTTCAGAAGAGATCCGCACCCAAAAATTATTAGGTGCGACACCTGGTTACATTCGTGGCCCATTTTTGGTTGAATCTAGTATGTATGGTGTTATAGCAGGTATTGTGGCATCTAGTATTGTACTGGCAGCGATATATTCGTTAGGTAACAAAGTATCTGGCCAAGCCGAATTTATAGAGAGCTATGACTTTTTAACAAAGCCAAGCACCATCTTTGCCATGTACGCCGCCAGTATGTTACTGGGCATTTTAGTCGGTATATTTTCTAGTACGCTGGCGATGGGGCGTTATTTAAAACTCAAGCACTGGTAA
- a CDS encoding CHAP domain-containing protein: MLHITNKHHKKIILIAAAIVFAVSPVLVYVNHGAKAETSEELRNRAKALEEQIKQNNAAAEQLANEADGLKRKIGELDAQITGVNAQIQLTNVKLQELEIKLNDAQKELDRQKELLRASVVALYKKGGASGVELIVGSDSFTSYFNEQTYLERLKSGVQDSTEKVIALKQQIQAQKEEQKSLLEQQKAQKDSLASAKSERQQILSDTQGREAEYRERTKKLVADQRKIFEELLLRSRVVTSVGSGGYPWDSATCAVTGRTNGDCWDYEWIYNGGRLDPWGYYYRNCTSYVAWRIASTGRDMYRQMGNGGQWVNSARAKGIPTGNSPRVGAAAVFSIGYYGHVAYVEEVLDGGSKIRISEYNFVQDGIYSERIMSSSVPSGYVYFQ; this comes from the coding sequence ATGCTGCACATTACAAACAAACACCATAAAAAAATCATTTTAATCGCAGCAGCAATCGTATTTGCTGTTTCGCCTGTTTTGGTATACGTAAATCATGGTGCCAAGGCAGAAACGAGCGAAGAACTCCGTAACCGTGCCAAAGCACTAGAAGAGCAGATTAAGCAAAACAATGCCGCCGCCGAGCAGCTTGCTAACGAAGCCGATGGCTTAAAGCGCAAAATTGGTGAACTAGACGCGCAAATTACTGGTGTCAATGCTCAAATCCAACTAACGAATGTCAAACTCCAAGAACTAGAAATTAAGTTAAATGATGCCCAAAAAGAACTAGACAGGCAAAAAGAATTATTGCGCGCTAGCGTCGTGGCACTCTATAAAAAGGGTGGGGCTTCTGGCGTAGAGCTTATTGTTGGTAGTGATAGTTTTACATCGTACTTTAACGAACAAACATATTTAGAGCGGCTAAAAAGTGGCGTCCAAGATTCAACCGAAAAGGTGATTGCCCTAAAACAACAAATACAAGCCCAAAAAGAAGAACAAAAGTCACTGCTAGAACAGCAGAAAGCCCAAAAAGACTCACTAGCGTCTGCCAAGTCTGAACGACAACAAATTTTAAGTGATACCCAAGGCCGTGAAGCTGAATATAGAGAGCGCACTAAAAAGCTCGTGGCAGATCAGCGTAAAATATTTGAAGAACTTCTTTTAAGAAGCCGCGTGGTTACTTCTGTAGGAAGCGGTGGCTACCCGTGGGATAGTGCTACGTGCGCTGTCACAGGACGCACCAATGGCGACTGCTGGGATTACGAATGGATTTACAATGGTGGCAGATTAGACCCATGGGGTTATTATTATCGCAACTGTACCTCATACGTAGCATGGCGTATTGCCAGCACGGGTCGTGATATGTATCGCCAAATGGGTAATGGCGGTCAATGGGTCAATAGCGCACGGGCAAAAGGTATACCAACTGGTAATTCACCACGAGTTGGTGCAGCCGCTGTGTTTAGTATCGGTTATTATGGTCACGTTGCGTATGTAGAAGAAGTGCTTGATGGCGGTTCTAAAATTCGTATTAGCGAATACAACTTTGTACAAGACGGTATATATTCTGAACGTATTATGAGTTCGTCTGTGCCATCTGGGTACGTGTACTTCCAGTAA